A window of the Candidatus Neptunochlamydia vexilliferae genome harbors these coding sequences:
- a CDS encoding PTS sugar transporter subunit IIA: MTLSEFIQRAAISFLEVEDRDEALKRLVDSLADAGHLPEKEEFLDAILKREKIVSTGIGMGVAIPHAKLPDFDRFFLVVGLQKGKEGIEWDALDGAPVRLIFMIGGPASEQTEYLKVLSRLTAAIKDEERRKNLLTAKTKEDVVALFEGC, from the coding sequence GTGACTCTTTCAGAATTTATCCAACGGGCGGCGATTTCCTTTTTGGAAGTCGAAGATCGTGATGAAGCGCTTAAGCGGCTTGTTGACTCCCTTGCTGACGCAGGGCACCTTCCTGAAAAAGAAGAATTCCTCGATGCGATTCTTAAAAGAGAAAAGATCGTTTCGACTGGAATTGGAATGGGGGTAGCTATTCCTCATGCAAAACTTCCTGACTTTGACCGCTTTTTCTTAGTGGTCGGCCTCCAAAAAGGAAAAGAAGGAATCGAGTGGGATGCTCTCGATGGAGCGCCTGTCCGCCTGATCTTCATGATCGGAGGGCCCGCTAGTGAACAAACCGAGTATCTCAAGGTCCTTTCTCGACTCACGGCAGCCATCAAGGATGAGGAGCGGCGGAAAAATCTCCTCACTGCCAAAACCAAAGAAGATGTGGTTGCTCTTTTTGAAGGCTGTTAG
- a CDS encoding PTS sugar transporter subunit IIA encodes MDLKIKDVAELLNVSETTIRRWLAEGKIPAYRLHHQYRFSKQEIQDWMLSCRLQNETGNFLPSEEEQIFPAKEVEEESQDSKKGMQQFSLFRAIHQGAVLTDIQATEKEALVRETMSRVSEKLEIDPLVISDLLLDRERLMPTGLSNGIAVPHTRDFILEGPKDIVVVVFPKEPVDWGALDEKPIHTLFFLFACSDKRHLHLLAKLAHLSSQDEALELFHSKPDKKELLEYIRDWESRVGAK; translated from the coding sequence ATGGACCTGAAGATCAAAGATGTTGCAGAATTACTAAACGTATCGGAAACAACCATTCGCCGTTGGCTTGCGGAAGGAAAGATTCCAGCTTACCGCCTTCACCATCAGTACCGGTTTAGCAAACAGGAGATCCAAGATTGGATGCTGAGTTGCCGCCTCCAAAATGAGACGGGGAATTTTCTCCCTTCGGAAGAGGAGCAAATCTTTCCCGCCAAAGAAGTGGAGGAAGAAAGCCAGGACTCTAAAAAGGGGATGCAACAGTTTAGCCTTTTTCGAGCCATCCACCAAGGCGCTGTCTTAACCGATATTCAAGCCACTGAAAAAGAAGCTTTGGTCCGTGAAACGATGTCTCGCGTGTCAGAAAAATTAGAAATCGATCCCTTGGTGATCTCCGACCTTCTCCTTGACCGGGAGCGGCTGATGCCAACTGGGCTGAGCAATGGAATTGCTGTTCCTCATACCCGCGATTTTATCCTAGAGGGACCGAAAGATATCGTGGTGGTTGTCTTCCCTAAAGAGCCGGTCGACTGGGGTGCTTTAGATGAAAAGCCGATCCATACCCTCTTTTTCCTTTTTGCCTGTAGTGACAAACGTCACCTCCATCTTTTAGCCAAATTGGCCCATCTAAGCAGTCAAGATGAGGCCCTCGAACTTTTCCACTCTAAGCCCGATAAGAAAGAGCTTCTTGAATATATTAGAGATTGGGAATCGCGAGTTGGCGCTAAGTGA